ATGATGCTGGAAGTGTGAAAGGAGCCTCTCGTGGCAGATAATACATTAGATCTCGTTGTTATCGGTGCTGGACCGGGGGGGTATGTCGCGGCGATTCGCGCGGCGCAATTGGGCATGCGCGTGGCATGTGTTGAGAAACAGGCATTGGGGGGTACATGTCTGAATGTGGGCTGTATTCCGAGTAAAGCCCTTTTAGAGTCGAGTGAGTTGTTTCACCAGGCGGAGTCTTCGCTGGGTATTCACGGTGTAAAGACCGGTGGTGTGGAACTGGATTTGAAGGGTATGATGAAGCGCAAGTCCGGTATTGTGCGGAGGATGACGGGCGGTATTCGCGGTCTGTTTCGGAAGAATAATGTGACGCATATTGCGGGGCTGGGGCGGTTGGCTGGCGATGGAAAGGTCGATGTTGACGGGGATGTTTATTCGGCAGAGCGCATTTTGATCGCTACGGGCAGTTCTGCGATTGAGTTGCCCAATTTGCCTTATGATGGCGAGTATGTGATCAGTTCTACCGAGGCGTTGGCACTGGATGAGGTGCCCGGGAAGATGATTGTTATTGGCGCAGGTGCGATCGGTCTCGAGTTGGGGTCGGTGTGGCATCGCCTGGGGGCAGAGGTGCATGTGGTGGAATTTTTGGATGGGGTGACGCCGACGATGGACCGCGAATTGTCCCTCGGTTTGCAGAAGGTGCTGGAGAAACAGGGGCTGAGGTTTTCGTTTGAAACGCGCGCAGAGTCGGCTGAGGTTCGCGATGGGAAGGTCATTGTGACGCTCGCACAGGGCGATGAGACGACTTCAGAGACGTGTGACCGATTGTTGGTCGCTGTTGGGCGAAGACC
This region of Gemmatimonadota bacterium genomic DNA includes:
- the lpdA gene encoding dihydrolipoyl dehydrogenase; its protein translation is MADNTLDLVVIGAGPGGYVAAIRAAQLGMRVACVEKQALGGTCLNVGCIPSKALLESSELFHQAESSLGIHGVKTGGVELDLKGMMKRKSGIVRRMTGGIRGLFRKNNVTHIAGLGRLAGDGKVDVDGDVYSAERILIATGSSAIELPNLPYDGEYVISSTEALALDEVPGKMIVIGAGAIGLELGSVWHRLGAEVHVVEFLDGVTPTMDRELSLGLQKVLEKQGLRFSFETRAESAEVRDGKVIVTLAQGDETTSETCDRLLVAVGRRPNTDGLGGEDVGLEMDGQGRILVNEVFETNLSGVYAIGDVIPGPMLAHKAEEEGVAAVEYMAGRAGHVNYGAIPNVVYTHPELASVGLTEEQVVADGIPYKVGKFPIAANGRAHTLQAVDGQVKIIAHEKTDRVMGIHILAARASDMLAEGVLAMEFSASAEDIARTMHAHPTLPEALKEAALNVEGEAIHI